Proteins found in one Bacillus subtilis subsp. subtilis str. 168 genomic segment:
- the metC gene encoding cystathionine beta-lyase (Evidence 1a: Function from experimental evidences in the studied strain; PubMedId: 10939241, 11832514, 11948165, 15760717; Product type e: enzyme), whose translation MSKHNWTLETQLVHNPFKTDGGTGAVSVPIQHASTFHQSSFEEFGAYDYSRSGTPTRTALEETIAALEGGTRGFAFSSGMAAISTAFLLLSQGDHVLVTEDVYGGTFRMVTEVLTRFGIEHTFVDMTDRNEVARSIKPNTKVIYMETPSNPTLGITDIKAVVQLAKENGCLTFLDNTFMTPALQRPLDLGVDIVLHSATKFLSGHSDVLSGLAAVKDEELGKQLYKLQNAFGAVLGVQDCWLVLRGLKTLQVRLEKASQTAQRLAEFFQKHPAVKRVYYPGLADHPGAETHKSQSTGAGAVLSFELESKEAVKKLVENVSLPVFAVSLGAVESILSYPATMSHAAMPKEEREKRGITDGLLRLSVGVEHADDLEHDFEQALKEIAPVSVR comes from the coding sequence TTGAGTAAACACAATTGGACGCTGGAAACCCAGCTCGTGCACAATCCATTTAAAACAGACGGCGGAACCGGGGCAGTCAGTGTACCGATTCAGCACGCCTCGACTTTTCACCAATCTTCATTTGAAGAGTTCGGGGCATATGATTACAGCCGCTCTGGCACGCCGACAAGAACAGCTCTCGAAGAAACAATTGCCGCACTGGAAGGCGGAACAAGAGGATTTGCTTTCAGTTCAGGCATGGCTGCCATCTCAACAGCATTTTTACTGCTGTCACAGGGTGATCACGTTCTTGTGACAGAAGATGTATACGGCGGAACCTTCCGTATGGTGACAGAGGTGCTGACCCGGTTTGGCATTGAGCATACGTTTGTCGACATGACGGATCGTAATGAAGTGGCGCGGAGCATCAAGCCGAACACAAAGGTCATTTATATGGAGACGCCATCAAATCCGACACTTGGGATTACGGATATTAAAGCAGTTGTTCAGCTTGCAAAAGAAAACGGCTGCCTGACCTTTCTGGACAATACATTCATGACGCCGGCACTGCAGCGTCCGCTTGATCTCGGCGTGGATATTGTACTTCACAGCGCGACAAAATTCTTAAGCGGACACAGCGATGTGCTCTCAGGTTTGGCTGCTGTCAAAGATGAAGAGCTTGGGAAGCAGCTGTATAAGCTACAAAACGCGTTCGGCGCCGTCCTTGGCGTGCAAGATTGCTGGCTTGTCCTGCGCGGATTAAAAACATTGCAGGTCCGTTTAGAGAAAGCGAGTCAAACAGCTCAGCGGCTTGCGGAATTTTTCCAGAAGCACCCGGCGGTCAAGCGCGTGTATTATCCGGGACTGGCTGATCATCCCGGCGCTGAAACCCATAAAAGCCAGTCAACGGGAGCGGGCGCCGTGCTATCTTTTGAGCTTGAAAGCAAAGAGGCCGTTAAGAAGTTAGTCGAGAATGTGTCACTCCCAGTCTTCGCTGTCAGCCTTGGCGCCGTGGAATCGATTTTGTCCTATCCGGCAACGATGTCTCATGCGGCAATGCCTAAGGAAGAGCGTGAAAAACGCGGTATCACTGATGGCCTGCTCCGTCTGAGTGTCGGCGTCGAACATGCAGACGATTTAGAACACGATTTCGAACAAGCGCTGAAAGAAATTGCTCCAGTTTCGGTTCGTTAA
- the yjcS gene encoding conserved hypothetical protein; phage island (Evidence 4: Unknown function but conserved in other organisms) gives MKSHKMMGGGISMHYITACLKIISDKDLNEIMKEFKKLEEETNKEEGCITFHAYPLEPSERKIMLWEIWENEEAVKIHFTKKHTIDVQKQELTEVEWLMKSNVND, from the coding sequence ATGAAAAGCCATAAAATGATGGGAGGGGGAATTTCGATGCATTACATAACGGCATGTTTAAAAATCATCAGTGATAAAGACCTTAATGAGATAATGAAGGAATTCAAAAAACTTGAGGAAGAAACGAACAAAGAAGAGGGTTGTATTACATTCCATGCTTATCCGCTTGAGCCATCAGAACGTAAAATAATGCTTTGGGAGATTTGGGAAAACGAAGAAGCTGTGAAAATCCATTTCACAAAAAAACACACAATAGACGTTCAAAAACAAGAATTAACGGAAGTAGAATGGTTAATGAAAAGCAATGTGAATGATTGA
- the yjcN gene encoding conserved hypothetical protein; phage island (Evidence 4: Unknown function but conserved in other organisms), which translates to MKKKTKIILSLLAALIVILIVLPVLSPVVFTASSEKGAIRHEIYKRGYPYQSYFAVLQKREGDNESGNLYYVNWLDWKDETGQTPHLCYSKKSSDGEYEVSCGTGP; encoded by the coding sequence ATGAAAAAGAAAACTAAAATTATACTTTCTCTCTTGGCAGCACTTATTGTTATATTGATAGTACTTCCAGTTCTATCTCCTGTTGTCTTTACAGCTTCTTCGGAAAAAGGAGCAATCAGACACGAAATTTATAAAAGAGGATATCCCTACCAAAGCTACTTTGCAGTTCTCCAGAAAAGAGAAGGAGACAATGAATCTGGGAATCTTTATTATGTAAATTGGCTAGATTGGAAAGATGAAACAGGGCAAACTCCTCACTTATGCTATTCGAAAAAATCATCAGATGGTGAATACGAAGTAAGTTGTGGCACAGGGCCGTAA
- the yjzF gene encoding hypothetical protein (Evidence 4: Unknown function but conserved in other organisms), which produces MKQSKKKPSQKQHERLDRFWQQMMNTNMQTLRRGKGGAYKRRK; this is translated from the coding sequence ATGAAACAGTCCAAAAAGAAACCATCACAGAAGCAACATGAGCGCTTAGATCGTTTCTGGCAACAAATGATGAACACTAACATGCAAACACTCAGACGTGGCAAAGGCGGCGCTTATAAACGCAGAAAGTAA
- the yjcK gene encoding putative ribosomal-protein-alanine N-acetyltransferase (Evidence 3: Putative function from multiple computational evidences; PubMedId: 2828880; Product type e: enzyme), whose product MLKGKTIYVRPLEVTDAEENLGLQSENRDFFEQFSMIRADDYYTVEGQRKRITEYQERLEKDEEYHFGIFTASDDRLIGTVSLFQIIRGALQTAFIGYFLDKAHNGKGIMTEAVRLVVDYAFHELKLHRIEAGVMPRNLGSMRVLEKAGFHKEGIARKNVKINGVWEDHQVLAILNPDDEQ is encoded by the coding sequence ATGTTAAAAGGAAAAACCATTTATGTTAGACCTTTAGAAGTAACGGATGCCGAAGAAAATCTGGGGCTGCAAAGCGAAAATCGAGATTTTTTCGAACAGTTTTCTATGATACGCGCAGACGATTACTATACGGTTGAGGGGCAAAGAAAACGAATAACCGAGTATCAGGAAAGACTTGAGAAAGATGAAGAATATCATTTTGGCATCTTTACAGCGTCAGACGATAGATTAATCGGGACGGTTTCGCTCTTTCAAATCATCCGTGGCGCGCTGCAAACTGCGTTCATCGGGTATTTTTTAGACAAAGCCCATAATGGAAAGGGCATTATGACAGAGGCAGTCAGATTGGTTGTTGATTATGCGTTCCACGAATTGAAACTGCATCGGATTGAAGCCGGTGTGATGCCCCGTAATCTCGGGTCCATGCGTGTTTTAGAAAAAGCGGGATTTCATAAAGAAGGCATCGCCCGAAAAAATGTAAAAATTAATGGCGTTTGGGAGGATCATCAAGTCCTCGCGATTCTGAATCCTGATGACGAACAATAA
- the yjcQ gene encoding conserved hypothetical protein; phage island (Evidence 4: Unknown function but conserved in other organisms; PubMedId: 15033535) → MNKDKLRYAILKEIFEGNTPLSENDIGVTEDQFDDAVNFLKREGYIIGVHYSDDRPHLYKLGPELTEKGENYLKENGTWSKAYKTIKEIKDWIK, encoded by the coding sequence ATGAATAAGGATAAATTAAGGTATGCAATCTTAAAAGAAATTTTTGAAGGTAATACCCCTTTGTCAGAAAACGATATTGGAGTTACTGAAGATCAATTTGATGATGCTGTGAACTTTTTAAAACGCGAAGGGTATATCATTGGGGTCCATTATTCAGATGATAGACCTCATTTATACAAATTAGGACCTGAACTGACAGAGAAAGGTGAAAACTACTTGAAAGAGAATGGAACATGGTCTAAGGCCTATAAGACCATTAAAGAGATTAAAGATTGGATTAAATAA
- the yjcM gene encoding conserved hypothetical protein; phage island (Evidence 4: Unknown function but conserved in other organisms; PubMedId: 20011599): protein MKKELLASLVLCLSLSPLVSTNEVFAATTNKETKENVSITNEIGYEKVKDMLEQQKYDFEHNTPLAHPKESKLTDSDEGVLLYSALSKVDKQKFHEFTYDIDDVKTSEKNNKLIVEAYITRNFVFGVEKVTTSLGDNIKLEIPKTTSNKQSSQSTNTSNLSFSQVKNSSNQLNVIPLSNSSKQLNVTQLNNSSSTLQYENDEEYSSDVKLDEFLKKYKQEVKNDDKEEVKSEDKPVSMNFNAANSNQLTVTATSVKGYSGYAAMKYAEKYALKPNKNYKYYKDKDCTNFVSQALRAGRMPYFKEWKPYTDAWVNAGAFRSYILKAGGIKMKTVSDTYSNVKLGDVYHYDYHNKIGLRYADGWMDHTAIVTSRANMKLYVSYHSTNRLNVPREYVTSKEGGKRYVSSIRN from the coding sequence ATGAAAAAAGAATTACTTGCTTCACTAGTTTTATGTCTATCATTGTCACCATTAGTGTCAACAAATGAAGTTTTTGCAGCCACTACTAATAAAGAGACTAAAGAAAATGTTTCAATTACCAACGAGATTGGTTACGAAAAAGTTAAGGATATGTTAGAACAACAAAAATATGATTTTGAACACAACACTCCTTTAGCGCATCCTAAAGAGTCTAAATTGACTGATTCCGACGAAGGAGTCTTACTGTATTCTGCGTTAAGTAAAGTGGACAAACAAAAATTCCACGAGTTTACATACGATATAGACGATGTTAAGACTTCTGAAAAAAACAATAAGCTAATTGTTGAAGCTTATATTACTCGAAACTTTGTTTTTGGTGTTGAAAAAGTAACAACATCTCTGGGCGATAATATTAAACTTGAAATTCCCAAAACAACTTCTAATAAACAAAGTTCTCAATCAACAAATACTTCTAATCTAAGTTTCTCTCAAGTTAAAAATTCTTCTAATCAACTAAATGTAATACCATTGAGTAATTCTTCTAAGCAACTAAATGTAACACAATTAAATAATTCTTCTTCAACTCTACAATATGAAAATGATGAAGAATATTCTTCGGATGTTAAATTAGATGAATTTTTAAAAAAATATAAGCAAGAAGTGAAAAATGATGATAAAGAAGAAGTGAAAAGTGAAGATAAACCAGTAAGTATGAACTTCAATGCTGCTAACTCTAATCAACTAACTGTGACTGCAACATCTGTTAAAGGATATAGTGGTTACGCTGCAATGAAATATGCAGAAAAATATGCCTTAAAACCAAATAAAAACTATAAATATTATAAAGACAAAGATTGTACTAACTTTGTTTCCCAAGCATTAAGAGCTGGAAGAATGCCGTACTTTAAAGAATGGAAACCCTATACAGATGCTTGGGTTAATGCAGGAGCCTTTAGATCATACATTTTAAAAGCTGGCGGAATAAAAATGAAGACTGTTTCTGATACATATTCAAATGTAAAGCTTGGAGATGTATATCACTATGATTACCATAATAAAATAGGTCTTCGCTATGCTGATGGTTGGATGGATCATACGGCTATCGTAACGAGCCGAGCAAATATGAAACTTTATGTAAGTTATCATTCTACCAATAGACTTAATGTTCCTCGAGAATATGTTACTTCTAAGGAAGGCGGAAAACGGTATGTTTCTAGTATTCGCAATTAA
- the yjdA gene encoding putative acyl-carrier protein oxidoreductase; phage island (Evidence 3: Putative function from multiple computational evidences; PubMedId: 2243795; Product type e: enzyme): MSHSQEKIALITGASSQGDIGTAICRKLASQGIHIFFTHWNSDTAWIEEFQQEILRMGVRCEAMKIDLSDAHAAFTIHEKISDKLGYPSILINNAAHSASDNYVSLDAKSLDEHYAVNMRSNFLLCVEFARRFKKSNLISGRIINMTSGQDLGPLPGELAYAATKGAISAFTRSLSQELAPLGITVNAVNPGPTDSTWMTDEIRNFLSPKFPMGRIGTPDDAARMIAFLASDEAEWITGQIIHSEGGFIRG, translated from the coding sequence ATGAGTCATTCTCAAGAAAAAATTGCACTAATTACAGGAGCAAGCAGTCAAGGGGATATTGGTACGGCTATTTGTCGTAAGTTAGCCTCACAGGGTATACATATCTTCTTTACTCACTGGAATTCTGATACGGCCTGGATAGAAGAATTTCAACAAGAAATTTTACGTATGGGTGTCCGCTGTGAGGCAATGAAAATTGATTTATCAGATGCACATGCTGCATTCACAATACATGAAAAAATTTCAGATAAATTAGGATATCCTTCCATCCTTATTAATAATGCAGCTCATTCCGCAAGTGATAATTATGTATCGTTAGATGCTAAATCACTTGATGAGCATTATGCGGTTAATATGAGATCGAATTTTCTTCTTTGTGTTGAATTCGCCCGTCGGTTTAAAAAATCTAATTTAATATCAGGAAGAATCATCAATATGACATCAGGGCAGGATTTAGGTCCTTTGCCTGGGGAGTTAGCGTATGCAGCAACTAAAGGAGCTATTTCTGCATTTACTAGGTCGTTATCACAAGAACTTGCACCATTGGGCATCACTGTTAACGCCGTAAACCCAGGTCCAACAGATTCTACATGGATGACAGATGAAATAAGAAATTTTCTTTCACCTAAATTTCCAATGGGGCGTATTGGCACACCAGATGATGCAGCACGAATGATTGCCTTTCTTGCAAGTGATGAGGCTGAATGGATAACTGGACAAATTATTCATTCAGAAGGTGGATTTATTCGGGGCTAA
- the yjcL gene encoding putative integral inner membrane protein; possibly aquaporin-related (Evidence 3: Putative function from multiple computational evidences; PubMedId: 15849754, 16850406; Product type m: membrane component) yields the protein MHSLISSDDVWVLWGFIAVWAAVSIGLEQRFKWASAVSGAIIALAGAMVFTNVGVLPVESPVYDTVWSYVVPLAIPLLLFQINVRQIFKESRRLLFIFLISSVGTVLGSILAFFLLKQHIPYLDKIGGMISASYIGGGVNFAAMAAKFETPGEYVSATVVADNFMMALLFFILISIPALKWFQRHYAMPFEEKVKADGNSGNSAESYWKRKDISLKDIAFNAGAAFALVAVSMKVSGYFKSIFSHPLLTGTLGDQYLVLTSLTVLIIFLFPRFFERLNGSQELGTFLIYLFFVVIGIPADLRLIVTNAPLILLFVFIIAISNLAVSLAAGKLFRVRLEEILLAVNATVGGPTTAAAMAIAKGWRELVAPIMLVGTLGYLIGNYVGTFMGNWFSSFL from the coding sequence TTGCATTCTTTGATTTCTTCTGATGATGTATGGGTATTATGGGGGTTTATTGCGGTGTGGGCGGCAGTGAGCATCGGGCTGGAGCAGCGCTTTAAGTGGGCGTCTGCTGTGTCGGGCGCTATTATCGCCCTTGCAGGTGCTATGGTGTTTACAAATGTAGGAGTGCTTCCTGTTGAGTCGCCCGTGTATGACACTGTGTGGTCTTATGTGGTACCGCTGGCGATACCACTTTTATTGTTTCAGATCAATGTTAGGCAAATTTTTAAGGAAAGCAGGCGTTTGCTGTTTATTTTTCTGATTAGCTCCGTTGGAACAGTGCTTGGCAGTATCCTGGCTTTTTTTCTACTCAAACAGCATATTCCTTACTTAGATAAAATCGGTGGGATGATCAGCGCCTCTTATATCGGCGGCGGGGTCAACTTTGCGGCGATGGCGGCAAAATTTGAGACGCCTGGTGAATATGTGTCGGCTACCGTTGTGGCTGATAATTTTATGATGGCGCTTTTGTTTTTTATTTTAATCAGCATTCCTGCACTCAAATGGTTTCAGCGGCATTATGCCATGCCGTTTGAAGAGAAGGTAAAAGCCGATGGAAACAGCGGAAACAGTGCTGAAAGCTATTGGAAACGGAAGGATATTTCCTTAAAGGATATCGCTTTTAATGCCGGTGCCGCTTTCGCGCTTGTTGCGGTTAGTATGAAGGTTTCCGGTTATTTTAAAAGCATTTTTTCTCATCCCCTGCTGACCGGTACGCTTGGCGATCAGTACCTGGTTCTTACGTCTTTAACTGTTCTTATCATTTTTCTTTTCCCGCGTTTTTTTGAAAGGCTCAATGGATCTCAGGAGCTTGGAACCTTTTTGATTTATTTGTTTTTTGTGGTGATCGGCATTCCTGCAGATCTCCGCTTAATCGTCACGAATGCGCCTCTTATTCTATTATTCGTGTTTATCATTGCGATTAGCAATTTAGCGGTTTCCTTAGCTGCCGGAAAATTGTTCCGTGTGCGGCTTGAAGAAATTCTGCTCGCCGTCAACGCTACTGTCGGGGGACCGACGACTGCGGCTGCGATGGCAATTGCCAAGGGATGGCGGGAGCTTGTCGCCCCGATCATGCTTGTCGGTACGCTCGGCTACTTAATCGGCAACTATGTTGGCACTTTTATGGGAAATTGGTTTTCTTCCTTCTTATAA
- the yjcO gene encoding putative DNA binding protein; phage island (Evidence 3: Putative function from multiple computational evidences; Product type r: regulator), translating into MTDQMIAWEIEEWIRDYKFMLREIKRLNRVLNKVDFISTKLTATYGEEAGMPRGSAGVSQAELRQMDRRERRLHKYESIVHYLDNAMEHIEEEKHRIVYDCMMEGMSYTAIANHLDCSRDTIRKIKTAIIGNIVNKVKEANFLQYLNSFKSAV; encoded by the coding sequence ATGACAGATCAAATGATTGCATGGGAGATTGAGGAATGGATTCGTGATTATAAATTCATGCTGCGGGAGATCAAAAGGCTCAACCGTGTATTAAACAAAGTGGATTTTATTAGCACAAAGCTCACTGCAACATACGGGGAGGAAGCGGGCATGCCAAGGGGATCAGCAGGCGTCAGTCAGGCAGAATTGCGGCAGATGGACCGAAGAGAAAGGCGGCTTCACAAATATGAATCTATTGTGCATTACCTGGACAATGCAATGGAACACATTGAAGAAGAAAAGCACCGAATCGTTTACGATTGCATGATGGAAGGCATGAGCTACACTGCTATTGCAAACCACCTTGATTGCTCCCGGGATACCATCAGAAAGATCAAAACAGCCATAATCGGCAACATCGTCAATAAAGTCAAAGAAGCCAACTTTCTGCAATATTTGAATTCGTTTAAATCGGCGGTGTAA
- the yjzG gene encoding hypothetical protein (Evidence 5: Unknown function), whose translation MMKNGFAYKNGKLVNIFCGKEELYNELKAFLVKTFSINVKEVSRPSIYRRTKSKQLE comes from the coding sequence ATGATGAAAAACGGATTCGCTTATAAAAACGGAAAGCTTGTGAATATCTTTTGCGGCAAAGAAGAGCTCTATAACGAGTTGAAAGCCTTCTTGGTCAAAACCTTCAGTATCAACGTGAAAGAGGTATCGAGGCCCTCAATATATCGCAGAACAAAAAGCAAACAACTGGAATGA
- the metI gene encoding cystathionine gamma-synthase and O-acetylhomoserine thiolyase (Evidence 1a: Function from experimental evidences in the studied strain; PubMedId: 10939241, 11832514, 22938038; Product type e: enzyme): MSQHVETKLAQIGNRSDEVTGTVSAPIYLSTAYRHRGIGESTGFDYVRTKNPTRQLVEDAIANLENGARGLAFSSGMAAIQTIMALFKSGDELIVSSDLYGGTYRLFENEWKKYGLTFHYDDFSDEDCLRSKITPNTKAVFVETPTNPLMQEADIEHIARITKEHGLLLIVDNTFYTPVLQRPLELGADIVIHSATKYLGGHNDLLAGLVVVKDERLGEEMFQHQNAIGAVLPPFDSWLLMRGMKTLSLRMRQHQANAQELAAFLEEQEEISDVLYPGKGGMLSFRLQKEEWVNPFLKALKTICFAESLGGVESFITYPATQTHMDIPEEIRIANGVCNRLLRFSVGIEHAEDLKEDLKQALCQVKEGAVSFE, from the coding sequence ATGTCACAGCACGTTGAAACGAAATTAGCTCAAATTGGGAACCGTAGCGATGAAGTCACGGGAACAGTGAGTGCTCCTATCTATTTATCAACAGCATACCGCCACAGAGGGATCGGAGAATCTACCGGATTTGATTATGTCCGCACAAAAAATCCGACACGCCAGCTTGTTGAGGACGCGATCGCTAACTTAGAAAACGGCGCGAGAGGGCTTGCCTTTAGTTCGGGAATGGCTGCTATCCAAACGATTATGGCGCTGTTTAAAAGCGGAGATGAACTGATCGTTTCATCGGACCTATATGGCGGCACGTACCGTTTATTTGAAAATGAATGGAAAAAATACGGATTGACTTTTCATTATGATGATTTCAGCGATGAGGACTGTTTACGCTCTAAGATTACGCCGAATACAAAAGCGGTGTTTGTGGAAACGCCGACAAACCCCCTCATGCAGGAGGCGGACATTGAACATATTGCCCGGATTACAAAGGAGCACGGTCTTCTGCTGATCGTAGATAATACATTTTATACACCGGTCTTGCAGCGGCCGCTTGAGCTGGGAGCTGACATTGTCATTCACAGCGCAACCAAGTATTTAGGCGGGCATAACGATCTGCTTGCTGGACTTGTCGTGGTGAAGGATGAGCGGCTCGGAGAGGAAATGTTTCAGCATCAAAATGCAATCGGCGCCGTCCTGCCGCCATTTGATTCGTGGCTTCTGATGAGAGGAATGAAGACGCTGAGCCTCAGAATGCGCCAGCATCAGGCAAACGCGCAGGAGCTTGCGGCGTTTTTAGAAGAGCAGGAAGAAATTTCGGATGTGCTGTATCCCGGAAAAGGCGGCATGCTGTCCTTCCGTCTGCAAAAAGAAGAATGGGTCAATCCGTTTTTAAAAGCACTGAAGACCATTTGTTTTGCAGAAAGCCTCGGCGGGGTGGAAAGCTTTATTACATACCCTGCGACCCAGACGCACATGGATATTCCTGAAGAGATCCGCATCGCAAACGGGGTGTGCAATCGGTTGCTGCGCTTTTCTGTCGGTATTGAACATGCGGAAGATTTAAAAGAGGATCTAAAACAGGCATTATGTCAGGTCAAAGAGGGAGCTGTTTCATTTGAGTAA
- the yjcR gene encoding putative phage-related nucleic acid binding terminase small subunit; phage island (Evidence 3: Putative function from multiple computational evidences; PubMedId: 7489895, 7704261; Product type e: enzyme): MAEKHIQAYKDYVKGMKYKDLAEKYGVSVNTIKSWKQRHGWERKKGAPIEKSVHTKKGGQPGNKNALGNNGGAPQKNQNAVTHGFFSKFLPEETLEIMEEIQERSPADMIWDQIQIQYAAILRAQKIMFVSDKEEMIKELKKKRSLISEVSEIEDGLVISFSTWFRYRLYSETNT, encoded by the coding sequence ATGGCCGAAAAGCACATTCAGGCGTATAAGGATTACGTCAAAGGCATGAAATACAAGGACCTTGCCGAGAAATACGGGGTGTCAGTGAACACCATTAAATCGTGGAAGCAGCGGCATGGTTGGGAAAGGAAAAAGGGTGCACCCATTGAAAAAAGTGTGCACACAAAAAAAGGCGGGCAACCGGGCAACAAAAATGCATTAGGGAACAATGGCGGCGCACCACAGAAGAATCAAAATGCTGTGACTCACGGCTTTTTCTCTAAATTCTTGCCAGAAGAGACGCTTGAAATCATGGAAGAGATTCAGGAGCGTTCGCCAGCTGATATGATATGGGATCAGATACAGATTCAATATGCGGCCATTCTTCGGGCGCAAAAGATCATGTTCGTTTCTGATAAGGAAGAAATGATCAAAGAGCTGAAAAAGAAAAGGTCCCTCATATCTGAGGTCAGCGAAATTGAAGATGGGCTTGTCATTAGTTTTAGTACGTGGTTTCGCTACAGACTTTACAGTGAAACAAACACCTAA
- the yjcP gene encoding conserved hypothetical protein: phage island (Evidence 4: Unknown function but conserved in other organisms; PubMedId: 15033535) → MKKQKNNKKKNIEKRNIEKRNIEEKNNEDLEELENAIYTYHKKELLAFFLEKTRIGHDKEEYKRFQSLLYKLDIECLEFAISRFSHIDIIHDHSKYVPAFIPLFAAYLTMFFNFYEKHWGALSFAAGTIAAIVWIIAVERKHRNQAISIMKIFEQVKERKVKDRSKD, encoded by the coding sequence ATGAAAAAACAGAAAAATAATAAAAAGAAGAATATTGAAAAGCGAAATATTGAAAAGCGAAATATTGAAGAGAAGAATAATGAGGACTTAGAAGAACTGGAAAATGCGATTTATACTTATCACAAAAAGGAGCTACTTGCTTTCTTTCTTGAAAAAACTCGAATTGGTCATGATAAGGAAGAATACAAAAGGTTCCAATCTCTTCTTTATAAGTTGGATATTGAATGTTTAGAATTTGCTATATCGAGATTTTCTCATATAGATATTATCCATGATCATTCAAAATATGTTCCAGCCTTTATCCCTTTATTTGCAGCATATCTCACCATGTTCTTTAATTTTTATGAAAAACATTGGGGAGCTTTATCTTTTGCTGCTGGTACAATTGCTGCTATTGTTTGGATAATTGCAGTAGAAAGAAAACATAGAAATCAAGCAATTTCTATTATGAAAATATTTGAACAAGTCAAAGAGAGAAAAGTGAAAGACAGATCTAAAGACTGA